Proteins encoded within one genomic window of Thermococcus celer Vu 13 = JCM 8558:
- a CDS encoding ferritin-like domain-containing protein, which yields MGSPYYQTENERETLRETLEALAELNNKELIAYWIGQELKEAEMYHRLHKLSKEANWDERIPRLFLQLYKESLGHAETLLGMFKQMFPDERPPQVDLPALEVELSEKQLVEMIRTGELRGILKYLMGTERMARDVYHYLAERNENEDAKATLIWLANIEEGHYQKLRNVYTALFEEEPGE from the coding sequence TTGGGAAGTCCATATTACCAAACGGAGAATGAGAGGGAGACCCTCCGGGAGACGCTTGAGGCACTGGCCGAACTCAACAACAAAGAACTTATCGCGTACTGGATAGGCCAGGAGCTGAAGGAAGCGGAGATGTACCACAGGCTCCACAAGCTCAGCAAAGAAGCCAACTGGGATGAAAGGATCCCCAGGCTGTTCCTTCAGCTCTACAAAGAGAGCCTTGGACACGCGGAGACCCTGCTTGGGATGTTCAAACAGATGTTCCCCGATGAAAGACCTCCACAGGTAGACCTCCCCGCCCTGGAAGTTGAGCTATCAGAGAAACAGCTCGTCGAGATGATCCGGACCGGAGAATTGAGGGGCATCCTCAAATACCTCATGGGCACGGAGCGTATGGCCCGCGACGTTTACCATTACCTCGCGGAGAGAAACGAGAATGAAGATGCAAAGGCGACGCTGATATGGCTCGCCAACATCGAAGAGGGCCATTATCAGAAGCTAAGGAACGTCTATACCGCACTGTTTGAGGAGGAACCCGGGGAGTGA
- the rsmA gene encoding 16S rRNA (adenine(1518)-N(6)/adenine(1519)-N(6))-dimethyltransferase RsmA gives MRERLFSLISRYNLRANPDLGQNFLMVPDIVERNVERAGLSERDRVLEVGPGLGVLTDALSKRAGKVYAIEKDHRLVEILRREYDWPNVEIIEGDALRVDFPEFNKIVSNLPYGISSPVTFRFLKHEFERAVLIYQLEFARRMVAKPGDRNYSRLSLMVQARARAELVERIGKGAFWPRPKVDSAVVILEPKPRDERVELDENLVRALFQHRRSTALAALKKSHHMLGLGREEFRKIRDVLPGMPHAEERVFRLSPYEVKEIEEFLRAGGILDSHSPGSSSNSAV, from the coding sequence ATGAGGGAACGTCTTTTCTCCCTTATTTCAAGGTACAACCTCAGGGCAAACCCCGACCTCGGTCAGAACTTCCTAATGGTTCCGGATATAGTTGAGAGGAACGTTGAGAGGGCCGGGCTCAGCGAGAGGGACCGCGTTCTTGAGGTCGGTCCCGGCCTTGGGGTTCTCACCGATGCCCTGAGCAAACGGGCCGGCAAAGTTTACGCCATCGAAAAGGACCACCGTCTCGTGGAGATACTCAGAAGGGAGTACGACTGGCCCAACGTCGAGATAATAGAAGGGGATGCGCTGAGGGTTGATTTTCCGGAGTTCAATAAGATAGTCTCAAACCTCCCCTACGGAATCTCCTCCCCCGTAACCTTCCGCTTTCTGAAGCACGAATTCGAACGGGCCGTTCTGATATACCAGCTCGAGTTCGCCCGGAGGATGGTGGCGAAACCCGGGGACAGGAACTACTCCCGGCTCTCCCTCATGGTTCAGGCGAGGGCCCGCGCCGAACTCGTTGAGAGGATAGGAAAAGGCGCGTTCTGGCCCAGGCCGAAGGTCGACTCCGCCGTTGTGATCCTCGAGCCCAAACCCCGGGACGAGAGGGTGGAGCTCGATGAAAACCTTGTGAGGGCCCTCTTCCAGCACAGGAGGAGCACCGCCCTTGCCGCCCTGAAGAAGTCCCACCACATGCTGGGGCTCGGCAGGGAGGAGTTCAGGAAAATCAGGGACGTTCTCCCCGGGATGCCCCACGCGGAGGAACGCGTCTTCAGGCTGTCCCCCTACGAAGTTAAAGAGATCGAGGAGTTCCTGAGAGCTGGGGGGATCCTGGATAGTCACTCCCCGGGTTCCTCCTCAAACAGTGCGGTATAG
- a CDS encoding DUF655 domain-containing protein, which yields MDRYRRHSYRESLEKKRRNVEYEEYAYVLDYLPEGYTDLNTGRRTGKPVAQVIGEKAFTLLEVAPKGDLTLYERVFIGKGQRDKILMINKKIHYDDLTATAKAELPYVVEEIVKNNEERFVQFFNVAPPITNRLHSLELLPGIGKKHMWEILDERKREPFKSFEDLHNRVKGLPDPAKMIARRVVDELEGKDRYRLFVGSRRIFRV from the coding sequence ATGGACAGGTACCGGAGACATTCTTACAGGGAGAGCCTCGAAAAGAAGAGGCGAAACGTTGAGTATGAGGAGTACGCTTACGTGCTGGACTACCTGCCGGAGGGCTACACCGATTTAAACACCGGGAGGAGGACCGGAAAGCCCGTTGCCCAGGTTATAGGCGAGAAGGCCTTCACGCTCCTTGAGGTTGCACCGAAGGGTGACCTCACGCTCTACGAGAGAGTCTTCATCGGAAAGGGGCAACGGGATAAGATCCTGATGATAAACAAGAAGATCCACTACGACGACCTGACCGCCACCGCCAAGGCCGAGCTTCCCTACGTTGTTGAGGAGATAGTCAAAAACAACGAGGAACGCTTCGTCCAGTTCTTCAACGTTGCCCCACCCATAACCAACAGGCTCCACAGCCTGGAGCTCCTCCCCGGCATAGGAAAGAAGCACATGTGGGAGATACTCGATGAGCGCAAGAGGGAACCCTTCAAGAGCTTCGAGGATCTCCACAACCGCGTTAAGGGCCTTCCCGATCCAGCGAAGATGATAGCCCGGAGGGTCGTTGACGAACTCGAGGGAAAGGACAGGTACAGGCTCTTCGTCGGCTCAAGGAGGATATTCCGCGTATGA
- a CDS encoding RNA polymerase Rpb4 family protein codes for MIGRKKLEERYITIAETRELLERRRAEGMEENPEEPMFYEARVSLEHAERFARLKPEQAVELKGKLVELFEWMDERLAAKLVDLMPEDYFDIRVIFSKEDYMPTREEAEEIIRLLDEYRE; via the coding sequence ATGATAGGGAGGAAGAAGCTCGAGGAGCGGTACATTACCATAGCCGAGACCCGGGAGCTCCTCGAAAGGCGCAGGGCCGAGGGCATGGAGGAGAACCCCGAGGAGCCAATGTTTTACGAGGCCAGGGTTAGCCTCGAGCACGCCGAGCGCTTCGCCAGGCTTAAACCAGAGCAGGCGGTTGAGCTGAAGGGAAAGCTCGTGGAACTCTTCGAGTGGATGGACGAGCGGCTCGCCGCGAAGCTCGTTGACCTCATGCCCGAGGATTACTTTGACATACGGGTGATCTTCAGCAAGGAGGATTACATGCCCACCAGAGAGGAGGCCGAGGAGATAATACGGCTCCTCGACGAATATCGAGAGTGA
- a CDS encoding 50S ribosomal protein L21e yields the protein MVKKAHSFKRKTRGKLSKGPRRRGLPPLTRFLQEFEVGQRVHIVIEPSYHRGMPDPRFHGRTGTVVGKRGDAYVVQVKDGGKVKTFFIHPVHLRAQKG from the coding sequence ATGGTCAAAAAAGCCCACAGCTTTAAGAGAAAGACCCGGGGGAAGCTCAGCAAGGGCCCCAGAAGGAGGGGACTCCCACCGCTCACCCGCTTCCTTCAGGAGTTTGAAGTCGGGCAGAGGGTCCACATAGTCATCGAGCCGAGCTACCACAGGGGGATGCCCGACCCGAGGTTCCACGGGAGAACCGGAACGGTCGTCGGAAAGCGCGGCGACGCCTACGTCGTCCAGGTTAAGGACGGCGGGAAGGTTAAGACCTTCTTCATCCACCCGGTTCACCTCAGGGCCCAGAAGGGATGA